A region from the Gavia stellata isolate bGavSte3 chromosome 12, bGavSte3.hap2, whole genome shotgun sequence genome encodes:
- the LOC132317879 gene encoding LOW QUALITY PROTEIN: semaphorin-3F-like (The sequence of the model RefSeq protein was modified relative to this genomic sequence to represent the inferred CDS: deleted 1 base in 1 codon) — protein MPVVGVLLWATLLTLGWRAAHAKDHGFATPRVQLSFKELKATGTAHFFNFLLNSSDYRILLKDEDHDRMYVGSKDYVLSLDLHDINREPLIIHWPASQQRIEECILSGKNSNGECGNFIRLIQPWNRTHLYVCGTGAYNPICAFVNRGRKAQGFPPSQPGGRESRFADGPLSPRPAQSKDYIFYLEPDKLESGKGKCSYDPKVDTVSALINEELYAGVYIDFMGTDAAIFRTMGKQTAMRTDQYNSRWLNDPAFVRAQLIPDSSERNDDKLYFFFREKSADAPLSPGVYSRIGRICLNDDGGHCCLVNKWSTFLKARLVCSVPGPDGIETHFDELQDVFIQQTQDTKNPVIYAVFSASGSVFKGSAVCVYSMADIRMVFNGPFAHKEGPNYQWMPYTGKMPYPRPGTCPGGTFTPSMKSTKDYPDEVINFMRAHPLMYHAVYPTHRQPLVVRTNVNYRFTTVAVDQVDAADGRYEVLFLGTDRGTVQKVIVLPRDDMETEELMLEEIEVFKGQAPIKTMTISSKRQQLYVSSAVGVTHLALHRCDVYGEACADCCLARDPYCAWDGSACTRYSASSKRRSRRQDVRHGNPIRQCRGYNSNGEHAVEAVQYGVEGSTAFLECQPRSPQASIKWLLQKDNSDRRKELRVEGRVLRTEQGLLLRALQLADSGLYSCTATENNFKHTVTKVQLRVLSGRAVHAVLVQAETPPGLPGAPTPRYQDLLQLLTQPEMGLLDQYCQGYWRHTAASPPQPLAGLKAKEQQDQKKPRNRRNHQPETYRHT, from the exons ATGCCCGTGGTCGGCGTCCTCCTCTGGGCCACCCTGCTGACTCTGGGCTGGCGGGCTGCCCACGCCAAGGACCACGGCTTCGCCACCCCGAGGGTCCAGCTCTCCTTCAAAG AGCTGAAGGCGACGGGCACGGCGCACTTCTTCAACTTCCTCCTCAACTCCAGTGACTACCGCATCCTGCTGAAAGACGAGGACCACGACCGCATGTACGTGGGCAGCAAGGACTACGTCCTCTCGCTGGACCTCCACGACATCAACCGCGAGCCCCTCATT ATCCACTGGCCCGCGTCCCAGCAGAGGATCGAGGAGTGCATCCTGTCAGGCAAGAACAGCAAC gGGGAGTGCGGCAACTTCATCCGCCTGATCCAGCCTTGGAACCGGACCCACCTCTACGTGTGTGGCACTGGCGCCTACAACCCCATCTGCGCCTTCGTCAACCGCGGGCGCAAAGCCCAG GGGTTTCCGCCGAGCCAGCCGGGAGGCCGGGAAAGCAGATTCGCCGACGGCCCCCTCAGCCCGAGACCAGCACAAAGCAAG GATTATATCTTCTACCTGGAGCCGGACAAGCTGGAGTCAGGCAAGGGAAAGTGCTCCTACGACCCCAAAGTAGACACTGTCTCTGCATTAATAA ATGAAGAGCTCTACGCTGGTGTCTACATCGACTTCATGGGCACTGACGCAGCCATCTTCCGCACCATGGGCAAGCAGACGGCCATGAGGACGGACCAGTACAATTCACGCTGGCTCAATG ACCCAGCCTTCGTCCGTGCCCAGCTCATCCCCGACAGCAGCGAGAGGAACGACGACAAGCTGTACTTCTTCTTCCGAGAGAAGTCGGCCGATGCCCCGCTGAGCCCTGGGGTCTACTCCCGCATAGGGCGCATCTGCCTG AACGATGACGGGGGCCACTGCTGCCTCGTGAACAAGTGGAGCACCTTCCTGAAGGCCCGGCTCGTCTGCTCTGTGCCGGGACCCGATGGAATCGAAACACACTTTGACGAGCTCC AGGACGTCTTCATCCAGCAGACTCAGGACACCAAGAACCCTGTTATCTACGCCGTGTTCTCCGCTTCGGG GTCGGTCTTCAAGGGCTCTGCTGTCTGTGTCTACTCCATGGCCGACATCCGCATGGTCTTCAACGGGCCCTTTGCACACAAGGAGGGACCCAACTACCAGTGGATGCCCTACACAGGCAAAATGCCCTACCCCCGGCCAGGCACC TGCCCCGGGGGGACTTTCACCCCATCCATGAAGTCGACCAAGGACTACCCCGACGAAGTGATCAACTTCATGCGTGCGCACCCACTGATGTACCACGCCGTCTACCCCACCCACCGCCAGCCACTGGTGGTCCGCACCAACGTCAACTACCGCTTCACCACCGTGGCCGTCGACCAGGTGGATGCAGCAGACGGGCGCTATGAGGTGCTTTTCCTGGGCACAG ATCGGGGCACCGTGCAGAAGGTCATTGTGCTCCCCCGGGATGACATGGAGACGGAGGAGCTCATGCTGGAGGAGATCGAGGTGTTCAAGG GCCAAGCACCCATCAAGACGATGACCATCTCCTCCAAGAGG CAACAGCTGTACGTGTCCTCAGCCGTAGGCGTGACCCACCTGGCCCTGCACCGCTGCGACGTGTACGGGGAAGCCTGTGCCGACTGCTGCCTGGCCCGGGACCCCTACTGCGCCTGGGAC GGCAGCGCCTGCACCCGCTACTCCGCCTCCTCCAAGAG GCGGAGCCGGCGGCAGGACGTCCGGCACGGCAACCCCATCCGCCAGTGCCGAGGCTACAACTCCAATGGTGA ACACGCGGTGGAGGCGGTGCAGTACGGGGTGGAGGGCAGCACCGCCTTCCTGGAGTGCCAGCCCCGCTCGCCCCAGGCCAGCATCAAGTGGCTGCTGCAGAAGGACAACAGCGACCGGCGGAAAGAG CTGCGGGTGGAGGGCCGGGTGCTGCGGACGGAGCAGGGCTTGCTGCTGCGCGCCCTCCAGCTTGCCGACAGTGGCCTCTACTCCTGCACCGCCACCGAGAACAACTTCAAGCACACGGTGACCAAGGTGCAGCTCCGCGTCCTCAGTGGTCGCGCTGTCCACGCCGTGCTGGTCCAGGCGGAGACCCCCCCTGGCCTGCCAGGTGCCCCCACTCCCCGCTACCAGGACCTTCTGCAGCTCCTCACCCAACCCGAAATGGGACTCCTGGACCAGTACTGCCAGGGCTACTGGCGACACacagctgccagccccccccagccacTGGCTGGCCTCAAAGCCAAGGAGCAGCAGGACCAGAAGAAGCCTCGAAACCGCCGGAATCACCAGCCAGAGACCTACAGGCATACATGA
- the GNAT1 gene encoding guanine nucleotide-binding protein G(t) subunit alpha-1 produces the protein MGAGASAEEKHSRELEKKLKEDAEKDARTVKLLLLGAGESGKSTIVKQMKIIHQDGYSLEECLEFIAIIYSNTLQSMLAIVRAMTTLNIQYGDLARQDDARKLLHLSDTIEEGTMPKEMSDIIGRLWKDAGIQACFDRASEYQLNDSAGYYLSDLERLVTPGYVPTEQDVLRSRVKTTGIIETQFSFKDLNFRMFDVGGQRSERKKWIHCFEGVTCIIFIAALSAYDMVLVEDDEVNRMHESLHLFNSICNHRYFATTSIVLFLNKKDVFLEKIKKAHLSICFPDYDGPNTYEDAGNYIKLQFLELNMRRDVKEIYSHMTCATDTENVKFVFDAVTDIIIKENLKDCGLF, from the exons aTGGGCGCCGGGGCCAGCGCTGAGGAGAAGCACTCCCGCGAGCTGGAGAAGAAGCTCAAGGAGGATGCTGAGAAGGACGCCAGGACCgtcaagctgctgctgctgg GAGCAGGGGAGTCGGGGAAGAGCACCATCGTTAAGCAGATGAA GATCATCCACCAGGATGGTTACTCGCTGGAGGAATGCCTGGAGTTCATCGCCATCATCTACAGCAACACGCTCCAGTCCATGCTGGCCATCGTGCGGGCCATGACCACCCTCAACATCCAGTACGGGGACTTGGCTCGCCAG GACGATGCCCGCAAGCTGCTGCACCTCTCGGACACCATCGAGGAGGGCACCATGCCCAAGGAGATGTCAGACATCATCGGGCGGCTCTGGAAGGATGCGGGCATCCAAGCCTGCTTCGACCGTGCCTCTGAGTACCAGCTCAACGACTCGGCGGGCTA CTACCTATCGGACCTGGAGCGCCTGGTGACCCCTGGCTACGTACCCACAGAGCAGGATGTGCTGCGCTCCCGTGTCAAGACCACTGGCATCATCGAGACCCAGTTCTCCTTCAAAGACCTCAACTTcag GATGTTCGATGTGGGCGGCCAGCGCTCAGAGCGGAAGAAGTGGATCCACTGCTTCGAGGGTGTGACCTGCATCATCTTCATCGCAGCCCTCAGCGCCTACGACATGGTCCTGGTGGAGGATGATGAAGTG AACCGCATGCACGAGAGCCTGCACCTCTTCAACAGCATCTGCAACCACCGCTACTTCGCTACCACCTCTATCGTCCTCTTCCTCAACAAGAAGGATGTCTTCCTGGAGAAGATCAAGAAAGCCCATCTCAGCATCTGCTTCCCCGACTACGATG GTCCCAACACGTACGAGGACGCGGGCAACTACATCAAGCTGCAGTTCCTGGAGCTGAACATGCGGCGGGATGTGAAAGAGATCTACTCCCACATGACCTGCGCCACCGATACCGAGAATGTCAAGTTCGTCTTTGACGCCGTCACCGACATCATCATCAAGGAGAACCTCAAGGACTGCGGGCTCTTctga